One Tenrec ecaudatus isolate mTenEca1 chromosome 12, mTenEca1.hap1, whole genome shotgun sequence DNA segment encodes these proteins:
- the LOC142462242 gene encoding translationally-controlled tumor protein-like produces the protein MIIYRDLISHDEMFSDIYKIREIADGLCLEVEGKMVSRTEGAIDDALIGGNASAEGPDGDAAESTVVTGVDIVMNHHLQETSFTKEAYKKYIKDYMKSIKGKLEEQKPERVKPFMTGAAEQIKNILANFKNYQFFIGENMNPDGMVALLDYREDGVTPYMIFFKDGLEMEKC, from the coding sequence ATGATCATCTACCGGGACCTCATCAGCCATGATGAGATGTTCTCCGACATCTACAAGATCCGGGAGATCGCAGacgggctgtgtctggaagtggaggggAAGATGGTCAGTAGGACCGAAGGTGCCATCGATGACGCCCTCATTGGGGGTAATGCCTCAGCTGAAGGCCCCGATGGTGATGCAGCAGAAAGCACCGTGGTCACTGGTGTTGATATTgtcatgaaccatcacttgcaggaaaccagcttcacaaaagaagcctacaagaagtacatcaaagactacatgaaatcaatcaaaggcaaacttgaagaacagaaaccagaaagagtaaagccttttatgacaggtgctgcagaacaaatcaagaacatccttgcaaatttcaaaaactaccagttctttattggtgagaacatgaatccagatggcatggttgctctgctggactACCGTGAAGATGGTGTCACCCCATATATGATCTTCTTTAAGGATGGCTTAGAGATGGAGAAATGTTAA